One window of the Camelina sativa cultivar DH55 chromosome 1, Cs, whole genome shotgun sequence genome contains the following:
- the LOC104782953 gene encoding beta-glucosidase 44-like, with protein MIVASHMFLFLFLLLSASRSGESSPSGDGVPMDTGDLNRESFPGGFLFGTATSAYQVEGETHQDGRGPSIWDAFVKIPGKIANNATAELTVDQYHRYKEDVDLMQNLNFDAYRFSISWSRIFPEGTGKINWNGVAYYNRLIDYLILKGIKPYANLYHYDLPLALEQKYQGLLSKQVVEDFADYAEFCFKTFGDRVKNWMTFNEPRVVAALGYDNGIFAPGRCSKAFGNCTDGNSATEPYIVAHHLILAHSAAVQRYRQIYQEKKKGRIGILLDFVWFEPLTSSEVDNDAAQRARDFHVGWAHSEWLYNVPWGMYKALMYIKEHYGNPTMILSENGMDDPGNITLAQGLNDTTRINYYRDYLAQLKKAVDEGANVTGYFAWSLLDNFEWLSGYTSRFGIVYVDYKDLKRYPKISALWFKQLQKRDQN; from the exons ATGATAGTGGCCTCtcacatgtttctttttctcttcctcctcctctccgCTTCCCGCTCCGGCGAATCTTCGCCGTCCGGAGACGGCGTACCAATGGACACGGGCGATCTTAACAGAGAGAGTTTTCCGGGAGGATTCTTGTTCGGAACTGCCACGTCAGCTTATCAGGTGGAAGGAGAGACCCACCAAGACGGTCGTGGGCCAAGCATTTGGGATGCCTTCGTCAAGATTCCTG gtaaGATAGCTAACAATGCAACGGCTGAGTTAACAGTGGACCAATATCACCGTTACAAG GAAGATGTAGATTTGATGCAGAACCTCAACTTCGATGCCTACAGATTTTCTATTTCATGGTCCAGAATTTTCCCTG AGGGAACCGGCAAAATCAACTGGAATGGAGTTGCTTATTACAACAGATTGATCGATTACTTGATCCTAAAAG GTATAAAACCGTATGCGAATCTGTACCACTACGATCTTCCTCTGGCTTTGGAACAAAAATATCAAGGCCTGCTTAGTAAACAAGTAGT GGAAGATTTTGCGGATTACGCAGAGTTTTGTTTCAAGACATTTGGAGATAGAGTGAAGAATTGGATGACGTTTAACGAGCCGCGTGTTGTAGCTGCTCTAGGTTATGATAACGGCATTTTTGCTCCGGGTCGATGCTCTAAAGCATTTGGAAACTGCACTGATGGTAACTCCGCGACCGAGCCATACATCGTTGCCCATCACCTTATCTTGGCACACTCAGCAGCCGTCCAGAGATACCGCCAAATTTATCAG gagaaaaaaaagggaaggaTTGGGATACTACTGGATTTTGTTTGGTTCGAGCCGCTTACGAGTAGTGAAGTAGACAATGACGCTGCTCAAAGAGCAAGAGACTTTCATGTCGGATGG gcACATTCGGAATGGTTATACAATGTTCCGTGGGGAATGTACAAGGCATTGATGTACATTAAGGAACATTATGGTAACCCAACTATGATTCTCTCAGAAAATG GAATGGATGATCCGGGCAACATCACTCTAGCGCAAGGACTAAATGATACAACGAGAATAAATTATTATAGAGACTACTTAGCGCAGCTTAAAAAGGCAGTAGACGAGGGAGCCAATGTAACTGGATATTTCGCATGGTCATTGCTTGATAATTTCGAATGGTTATCAGGATATACCTCAAG GTTTGGAATTGTGTACGTGGATTACAAGGACTTGAAGAGATACCCCAAGATATCTGCGTTATGGTTCAAACAACTACAGAAACGGGATCAAAACTGA
- the LOC104782979 gene encoding beta-glucosidase 44-like produces the protein MRHLISHPWPLFLILLLLSSLTSGESSPSIQNIKLDTGGLSRQSFPKGFLFGTATSAYQVEGETHQDGRGPSIWDAFVKIPGTIAKNATAEITVDQYHRYKEDVDLMKKLNFDAYRFSISWSRIFPEGSGKVNWKGVAYYNRLIDYLVQKGITPYANLYHYDLPLALEKKYKGLLGRQVVNDFADYAEFCFKTFGDRVKNWMTFNEPRVVAALGYDNGIFAPGRCSKAFGNCTEGNSATEPYIVSHHLILAHAAAVQRYRKYYQAKQKGRIGILLDFVWYEPLTRSKADNYAAQRARDFHIGWFIHPIVYGEYPKTMQNIVKERLPKFTAEEVKMVKGSIDYVGINQYTTYYMSEPHPTTKPKDLGYQQDWNVQFGFAKLGKLIGPRAHSTWLYNVPWGMYKALMYMKERYGNPTMILSENGMDDPGNVTLAQGLHDTTRIKYYRDYLTNLKKATDDGANVVGYFAWSLLDNFEWLSGYTSRFGIVYVDYKTLKRYPKMSAQWFRKLLKRNNK, from the exons ATGAGACACCTTATCTCACATCCATGGCCTCTCTTCctcattctcctcctcctctcttctctcaccTCCGGCGAATCCTCTCCGTCCATACAAAACATCAAATTGGACACCGGAGGTCTCAGTAGACAGAGTTTTCCAAAAGGATTCTTGTTCGGAACCGCCACCTCAGCTTATCAGGTCGAAGGCGAGACTCATCAAGATGGTCGTGGCCCAAGCATCTGGGACGCCTTCGTCAAGATTCCTG GGACTATCGCCAAGAATGCCACGGCTGAGATAACAGTGGACCAGTATCACCGTTACAAG GAAGATGTGGATTTGATGAAGAAACTCAACTTCGATGCCTACAGATTTTCAATTTCATGGTCCAGAATATTCCCtg AGGGGAGCGGTAAAGTCAACTGGAAAGGAGTTGCTTACTACAATAGATTGATCGATTACTTGGTTCAAAAAG GGATCACACCTTATGCAAATTTGTACCACTACGATCTTCCATTGGCTTTGGAAAAGAAGTATAAAGGCTTGCTTGGTAGACAAGTAGT GAATGATTTTGCGGATTACGCTGAGTTTTGTTTCAAGACATTTGGAGATAGAGTGAAGAACTGGATGACATTTAACGAGCCGCGTGTTGTAGCTGCTCTAGGTTATGATAACGGCATTTTTGCTCCGGGTAGATGCTCTAAAGCATTTGGAAATTGCACTGAAGGAAACTCAGCGACCGAGCCATACATTGTCTCTCATCACCTTATCTTGGCCCACGCAGCAGCAGTCCAAAGATACCGCAAATATTACCAA GCTAAACAAAAGGGAAGAATTGGGATACTTTTAGATTTCGTTTGGTACGAACCGCTTACTAGAAGTAAAGCAGATAATTATGCAGCTCAAAGAGCAAGAGACTTCCATATCGGATG GTTTATTCACCCAATAGTATATGGTGAGTATCCAAAGACAATGCAGAACATTGTGAAAGAGAGGCTTCCAAAATTCACAGCGGAAGAAGTGAAAATGGTGAAAGGTTCCATAGATTACGTGGGAATAAACCAATACACGACTTATTACATGTCCGAACCACATCCCACCACCAAACCTAAGGATTTGGGTTATCAACAAGATTGGAACGTACAGTTTGGCT TTGCTAAGTTGGGGAAGCTAATTGGTCCAAGG GCTCACTCGACATGGTTATACAACGTACCATGGGGAATGTACAAGGCCTTGATGTATATGAAGGAACGCTACGGCAACCCAACTATGATTCTCTCTGAGAACG GTATGGATGATCCGGGAAACGTGACTCTAGCTCAAGGACTACATGACACAACGAGAATCAAGTATTATAGAGATTACTTAACCAACCTTAAGAAGGCTACGGATGATGGAGCCAATGTGGTTGGATATTTTGCGTGGTCTTTGCTTGATAATTTCGAATGGTTATCAGGATATACTTCAAG GTTTGGGATCGTCTATGTTGATTACAAAACCTTGAAGAGGTACCCCAAGATGTCTGCTCAATGGTTTAGAAAACTTCTGAAACGAAACAACAAATGA
- the LOC104782935 gene encoding mitogen-activated protein kinase 9-like, translating to MGASHSTTVNNSHHPHSRNASNHLITNNSSRHCGSTSDRLSVTSLRSQLTTIYRNQEEEEEEEEEEEEEEEEEEEEGKEKRAEEESKRFALVRDFDLSGLKCIRVPRRNYILMDPHKKVTLETEFFTEYGEASRYQIQEVIGKGSYGVVASAIDTHTGEKVAIKKINDVFEHVSDATRILREIKLLRLLRHPDIVEIKHVMLPPSRREFRDIYVVFELMESDLHQVIKANDDLTPEHYQFFLYQLLRGLKFIHTANVFHRDLKPKNILANSDCKLKICDFGLARVSFNDAPSAIFWTDYVATRWYRAPELCGSFFSKYTPAIDIWSIGCIFAEMLTGKPLFPGKNVVHQLDIMTDLLGTPPPEAISRIRNEKARRYLANMRRKPPVPFTHKFPHVDPLALRLLHRLLAFDPKDRPTAEEALADPYFYGLANVDREPSTQPIPKLVFEFERRKITKEDVRELIYREILEYHPQMLQEYLRGGEQTSFMYPSGVDRFKRQFAHLEENYGKGERGSPLQRQHASLPRERVPAPKKENESQNHEIENRSTASLATTLESPPTSQHDGSDYMNGTSYTGYSARSLLKSASISASKCIGVKQRNNSEHGESNNDTVDALSQKVAALHT from the exons ATGGGTGCTAGTCACAGCACCACCGTTAATAATAGTCATCATCCTCATTCTCGGAATGCTTCTAATCATCTGATCACCAACAACAGCTCTCGTCACTGTGGTTCTACAAGTGATCGTTTATCTGTTACCAGTTTACGGTCTCAGCTCACAACCATTTAcagaaaccaagaagaagaagaagaagaagaagaggaagaagaagaagaagaggaagaagaagaagaagaaggaaaagagaaaagggcAGAAGAGGAATCGAAAAGATTCGCCCTTGTTAGGGATTTTGATTTGTCTGGTTTGAAGTGCATTAGGGTTCCTAGAAGGAATTACATTCTTATGGATCCTCATAAaaag GTTACACTGGAGACTGAGTTCTTTACAGAATATGGTGAAGCCAGCCGATACCAAATCCAAGAAGTTATAGGGAAAGGAAGTTACGGTGTTGTGGCATCTGCAATCGACACACATACTGGCGAAAAGGTTGCcattaagaaaattaatgatGTCTTTGAGCACGTCTCTGATGCCACGCGGATTCTAAGAGAGATCAAGCTTCTCAGGTTGCTCCGGCATCCTGATATAGTGGAGATAAAACACGTAATGCTTCCTCCTTCACGTCGTGAATTCAGAGACATTTATGTTGTTTTCGAGTTGATGGAATCGGATCTTCACCAAGTTATCAAGGCGAATGATGATCTTACACCTGAGCATTACCAGTTTTTCCTCTACCAGCTTCTTCGTGGTCTGAAGTTTATACACACAG cTAATGTGTTTCATCGTGATTTGAAGCCTAAAAATATTCTAGCTAACTCTGACTGCAAGTTGAAGATTTGCGACTTTGGGCTTGCTCGAGTGTCGTTTAATGATGCACCTTCGGCTATATTCTGGACT GACTATGTTGCTACAAGATGGTACCGTGCACCAGAACTTTGTGgttctttcttctccaaa TATACTCCTGCCATTGATATATGGAGCATAGGATGCATATTTGCAGAAATGCTCACTGGGAAGCCATTGTTTCCTGGGAAGAATGTGGTGCACCAATTGGATATTATGACTGATTTGCTCGGTACTCCGCCTCCCGAAGCTATTTCAAGG ATTCGTAATGAAAAGGCGAGGAGATACCTGGCCAATATGAGAAGAAAACCGCCAGTTCCATTCACTCACAAATTTCCTCATGTAGACCCGTTGGCCCTTCGCTTACTGCACCGTCTTCTTGCATTTGATCCCAAAGACCGTCCCACAGCTGAAGAG GCACTGGCAGATCCTTACTTCTATGGTCTGGCAAACGTGGACCGGGAACCATCTACTCAACCGATTCcaaaacttgtgtttgagtttgAAAGAAGGAAGATAACGAAAGAAGATGTGAGAGAATTGATCTATAGAGAG ATATTAGAGTATCATCCTCAGATGCTGCAAGAATATCTTCGAGGTGGAGAACAGACTAGCTTCATGTACCCAAG TGGTGTTGATCGGTTTAAGAGACAATTTGCACACCTTGAGGAAAATTACGGGAAGGGTGAGAGAGGCTCACCTCTTCAACGCCAACACGCTTCTTTGCCTAG AGAGAGAGTCCCTGCTCCTAAGAAAGAGAATGAATCACAGAATCACGAAATCGAGAACAGATCCACAGCTTCTTTAGCCACGACCCTCGAAAGCCCTCCAACGTCACAACACGACGGCTCAGACTACATGAATGGGACGAGCTATACTGGTTACAGTGCTCGCAGCTTGCTAAAAAGTGCCAGCATCAGTGCATCTAAATGCATTGGCGTGAAACAACGAAACAACTCCGAG CACGGGGAATCGAACAATGATACGGTAGATGCTTTGTCTCAAAAGGTTGCGGCTCTCCACACTTGA
- the LOC104782966 gene encoding actin-interacting protein 1-2 isoform X2 — protein MELSETYACVPSTERGRGILISGDSKSDTILYTNGRSVVMLDLNNPLKVSIYGEHAYPATVARYSPNGEWIASGDVSGTVRIWGAYNDHVLKKEFKVLAGRIDDLQWSADGLRIVASGDGKGKSLVRAFMWDSGSNVGEFDGHSRRVLSCAIKPTRPFRIVTCGEDFLVNFYEGPPFKFKLSSREHSNFVNCVRFAPDGSKFITVSSDKKGIIYDGKTCEKLGELSPDDGHKGSIYAVSWSPDGKQVLTVSADKSAKVWDMSESGSGTLNTTLNCPGSSGGVDDMLVGCLWQNDHIVTVSLGGTISIFSASDLDKSPFQFSGHMKNVSSLAVLKGNTDYILSGSYDGLICKWVLGRGFSGKLQRTQNTQIKCFAAHEEEIVTSGYDNMISRISYKDDQCTNEESIDIGNQPKDLSLAPLSPDLLLVTFESGVVFLRDGKVVSTINLGFTVTALAVTPDGTEAIVGGQDGRLHLYSVNGDSLTEEAVLEKHRGAISVIRYSPDLSMFASADLNREAVVWDRVSREMKLKNMLYHSARINCLAWSPNSSMVATGSLDTCVIVYEVDKPASSRMTIKGAHLGGVYGLGFADDSHVVSSGEDACIRVWSLTPQ, from the exons ATGGAGCTTTCCGAAACCTACGCTTGCGTCCCATCAACGGAGAGAGGTCGAGGGATCCTGATCTCCGGTGACTCGAAGTCCGATACAATCCTCTACACTAATGGTCGATCCGTCGTGATGCTCGACCTCAACAACCCTTTAAAGGTATCTATCTATGGGGAACACGCTTACCCAGCTACTGTTGCGAGATACTCACCTAACGGAGAGTGGATCGCGTCGGGTGATGTGTCGGGGACTGTTAGAATCTGGGGTGCTTACAATGATCATGTGTTGAAGAAAGAGTTTAAGGTTTTGGCTGGTCGGATCGATGATCTTCAGTGGTCGGCTGATGGGTTGAGGATCGTTGCTTCTGGTGATGGCAAAGGGAAATCTCTTGTTCGTGCTTTCAT GTGGGATTCAGGATCAAATGTGGGAGAGTTTGATGGACATTCTAGGAGAGTTCTTAGCTGTGCTATCAAGCCAACTAGACCGTTCCGTATTGTTACTTGTGGGGAAGATTTTCTGGTGAATTTCTATGAAGGTCCTCCTTTCAAGTTCAAGCTCTCAAGCAG AGAGCATTCCAACTTTGTCAACTGTGTGAGGTTTGCACCAGATGGAAGTAAGTTTATTACTGTAAGTTCAGATAAAAAAGGGATCATATATGATGGAAAGACTTGTGAGAAACTTGGAGAGCTCTCACCTGACGATGGGCATAAAGGTAGCATCTATGCAGTTAGCTGGAGTCCTGATGGTAAACAG GTCCTCACTGTTTCTGCAGACAAGTCAGCCAAAGTATGGGATATGTCAGAAAGCGGTAGCGGAACATTGAACACAACATTGAATTGTCCTGGATCATCAGGTGGAGTGGACGATATGCTTGTTGGGTGTCTGTGGCAGAACGATCATATTGTCACTGTTTCTCTAGGTGGCACAATCAGCATATTCTCAGCAAGCGATCTTGATAAATCCCCCTTTCAATTTTCGGGGCACATGAAGAACGTCTCTTCTTTAGCTGTCCTCAAAGGAAACACTGACTACATCCTATCTGGTAGTTATGATGGTCTGATATGTAAATGGGTGCTAGGCCGTGGTTTCAGCGGTAAATTGCAGCGGACACAGAACACTCAAATAAAGTGCTTTGCTGCTCATGAAGAAGAGATTGTGACCTCCGGATATGACAATATG ATATCCAGGATTTCCTATAAAGACGATCAATGCACAAACGAAGAGTCTATAGACATTGGAAACCAACCAAAAGATCTAAGCCTTGCACCACTCTCACCGGATCTACTTCTGGTGACCTTTGAGTCAGGAGTTGTGTTTCTCCGTGATGGGAAAGTAGTGTCAACCATCAACCTTGGGTTCACTGTCACTGCTTTGGCAGTAACACCTGATGGAACTGAAGCCATCGTCGGTGGCCAAGACGGTAGACTCCATCTGTATTCTGTTAATGGCGACTCCCTCACCGAGGAAGCAGTTCTCGAGAAACACAGAGGCGCCATCAGCGTCATACGTTACTCTCCGGATCTCTCTATGTTTGCATCAGCTGATTTGAACAGAGAAGCTGTTGTATGGGACAGAGTCTCCAGAGAG ATGAAGCTCAAGAACATGTTGTACCATAGCGCACGCATAAACTGCTTAGCTTGGTCTCCAAACAGCAGTATGGTCGCTACAGGATCCTTGGACACCTGTGTGATTGTGTATGAAGTGGACAAACCAGCTTCGTCAAGGATGACCATAAAAGGAGCTCACTTAGGTGGAGTGTATGGTCTGGGTTTTGCTGATGATTCCCATGTAGTGAGTTCTGGTGAAGATGCTTGTATCCGCGTCTGGAGCTTAACTCCGCAATAA
- the LOC104782966 gene encoding actin-interacting protein 1-2 isoform X1 codes for MELSETYACVPSTERGRGILISGDSKSDTILYTNGRSVVMLDLNNPLKVSIYGEHAYPATVARYSPNGEWIASGDVSGTVRIWGAYNDHVLKKEFKVLAGRIDDLQWSADGLRIVASGDGKGKSLVRAFIWDSGSNVGEFDGHSRRVLSCAIKPTRPFRIVTCGEDFLVNFYEGPPFKFKLSSREHSNFVNCVRFAPDGSKFITVSSDKKGIIYDGKTCEKLGELSPDDGHKGSIYAVSWSPDGKQVLTVSADKSAKVWDMSESGSGTLNTTLNCPGSSGGVDDMLVGCLWQNDHIVTVSLGGTISIFSASDLDKSPFQFSGHMKNVSSLAVLKGNTDYILSGSYDGLICKWVLGRGFSGKLQRTQNTQIKCFAAHEEEIVTSGYDNMISRISYKDDQCTNEESIDIGNQPKDLSLAPLSPDLLLVTFESGVVFLRDGKVVSTINLGFTVTALAVTPDGTEAIVGGQDGRLHLYSVNGDSLTEEAVLEKHRGAISVIRYSPDLSMFASADLNREAVVWDRVSREMKLKNMLYHSARINCLAWSPNSSMVATGSLDTCVIVYEVDKPASSRMTIKGAHLGGVYGLGFADDSHVVSSGEDACIRVWSLTPQ; via the exons ATGGAGCTTTCCGAAACCTACGCTTGCGTCCCATCAACGGAGAGAGGTCGAGGGATCCTGATCTCCGGTGACTCGAAGTCCGATACAATCCTCTACACTAATGGTCGATCCGTCGTGATGCTCGACCTCAACAACCCTTTAAAGGTATCTATCTATGGGGAACACGCTTACCCAGCTACTGTTGCGAGATACTCACCTAACGGAGAGTGGATCGCGTCGGGTGATGTGTCGGGGACTGTTAGAATCTGGGGTGCTTACAATGATCATGTGTTGAAGAAAGAGTTTAAGGTTTTGGCTGGTCGGATCGATGATCTTCAGTGGTCGGCTGATGGGTTGAGGATCGTTGCTTCTGGTGATGGCAAAGGGAAATCTCTTGTTCGTGCTTTCAT ATGGGATTCAGGATCAAATGTGGGAGAGTTTGATGGACATTCTAGGAGAGTTCTTAGTTGTGCTATCAAGCCAACTAGACCGTTCCGTATTGTTACTTGTGGGGAAGATTTCCTGGTGAATTTCTATGAAGGTCCTCCTTTCAAGTTCAAGCTCTCAAGCAG AGAGCATTCCAACTTTGTCAACTGTGTGAGGTTTGCACCAGATGGAAGTAAGTTTATTACTGTAAGTTCAGATAAAAAAGGGATCATATATGATGGAAAGACTTGTGAGAAACTTGGAGAGCTCTCACCTGACGATGGGCATAAAGGTAGCATCTATGCAGTTAGCTGGAGTCCTGATGGTAAACAG GTCCTCACTGTTTCTGCAGACAAGTCAGCCAAAGTATGGGATATGTCAGAAAGCGGTAGCGGAACATTGAACACAACATTGAATTGTCCTGGATCATCAGGTGGAGTGGACGATATGCTTGTTGGGTGTCTGTGGCAGAACGATCATATTGTCACTGTTTCTCTAGGTGGCACAATCAGCATATTCTCAGCAAGCGATCTTGATAAATCCCCCTTTCAATTTTCGGGGCACATGAAGAACGTCTCTTCTTTAGCTGTCCTCAAAGGAAACACTGACTACATCCTATCTGGTAGTTATGATGGTCTGATATGTAAATGGGTGCTAGGCCGTGGTTTCAGCGGTAAATTGCAGCGGACACAGAACACTCAAATAAAGTGCTTTGCTGCTCATGAAGAAGAGATTGTGACCTCCGGATATGACAATATG ATATCCAGGATTTCCTATAAAGACGATCAATGCACAAACGAAGAGTCTATAGACATTGGAAACCAACCAAAAGATCTAAGCCTTGCACCACTCTCACCGGATCTACTTCTGGTGACCTTTGAGTCAGGAGTTGTGTTTCTCCGTGATGGGAAAGTAGTGTCAACCATCAACCTTGGGTTCACTGTCACTGCTTTGGCAGTAACACCTGATGGAACTGAAGCCATCGTCGGTGGCCAAGACGGTAGACTCCATCTGTATTCTGTTAATGGCGACTCCCTCACCGAGGAAGCAGTTCTCGAGAAACACAGAGGCGCCATCAGCGTCATACGTTACTCTCCGGATCTCTCTATGTTTGCATCAGCTGATTTGAACAGAGAAGCTGTTGTATGGGACAGAGTCTCCAGAGAG ATGAAGCTCAAGAACATGTTGTACCATAGCGCACGCATAAACTGCTTAGCTTGGTCTCCAAACAGCAGTATGGTCGCTACAGGATCCTTGGACACCTGTGTGATTGTGTATGAAGTGGACAAACCAGCTTCGTCAAGGATGACCATAAAAGGAGCTCACTTAGGTGGAGTGTATGGTCTGGGTTTTGCTGATGATTCCCATGTAGTGAGTTCTGGTGAAGATGCTTGTATCCGCGTCTGGAGCTTAACTCCGCAATAA
- the LOC104782945 gene encoding uncharacterized GPI-anchored protein At4g28100-like, which yields MLQHAPSPIHLIIVFFSFFTILSPVSPNPDTVTVQPFRVKLSPPATIPAFPEQSDFSGCPLDLPEDLFHGIKSACTGKKLHKGRCCPVLGAWLYSAYSTTALSRSISAAARNASSSPMTQEDMPLLPDDSETCVDGLGKSLRQRGIELTRPNETCDVVYCYCGIRLHPLSCSEAFRVNEEGRLGGDERVTRLETDCLSGSHNNADRFSPLLGCNKCLNSLYKLNPKKTSGTRNPSKEDRNRTAKMHNKDCVLMGLTWLLAKNRTAYFPTVTSVLRAVMLNQGGEPRSCAIGSDGMPLAVDSSEFSSGSATSLQYPHCLVHFFLYSVIITLVLLRSW from the exons ATGTTACAACACGCGCCTTCTCCCATTCAcctcatcatcgtcttcttctccttcttcaccattCTGTCACCCGTTTCACCAAACCCAGACACCGTCACAGTCCAGCCATTCCGGGTCAAATTATCCCCACCTGCAACCATACCCGCTTTCCCGGAGCAATCCGATTTCTCAGGCTGCCCTCTCGATTTACCTGAAGACCTCTTCCACGGAATCAAATCAGCCTGCACCGGCAAAAAGCTCCACAAAGGACGATGCTGCCCTGTTCTAGGCGCGTGGCTCTACTCTGCTTACTCAACCACTGCTCTGAGCCGCTCCATTTCCGCCGCCGCCAGAAACGCATCATCCTCCCCGATGACGCAAGAAGACATGCCTTTGCTTCCCGATGACTCGGAGACTTGCGTCGACGGATTGGGGAAATCTCTGAGGCAGAGAGGGATTGAGCTCACCAGACCGAACGAGACGTGCGACGTCGTTTACTGCTACTGCGGAATCAGATTGCATCCGTTGAGCTGTTCCGAAGCTTTTAGAGTGAACGAAGAAGGGAGACTCGGCGGAGACGAGAGGGTTACTAGATTAGAGACTGACTGTTTGAGTGGAAGCCACAACAATGCTGATAGATTCTCTCCTCTGCTTGGCTGTAACAAGTGCTTGAACAGTCTCTATAAG CTAAACCCGAAGAAAACTTCAGGTACAAGAAACCCATCGAAGGAAGATCGAAACAGAACAGCAAAAATGCACAACAAAGACTGCGTCCTCATGGGTCTCACTTGGCTTCTTGCTAAGAACCGTACAGCTTACTTCCCCACTGTCACTTCCGTCCTCCGAGCCGTCATGCTCAACCAAGGTGGGGAACCACGGTCGTGTGCTATCGGCAGCGACGGCATGCCCTTAGCCGTCGACTCTTCCGAATTCTCTAGTGGCTCGGCAACTTCACTTCAGTATCCGCACTGCTTGGTCCACTTCTTTCTTTACAGCGTCATCATCACATTAGTCTTACTAAGGTCGTGGTGA